In Streptomyces sp. NBC_01231, the sequence TCTTTCGCTGCCGTCGAGGATGGCGTCCAGGGCGGCTTCGCGGACGAGGTGGGACAGGCTTCCGATCATGCCGCCGGTGCGGTCGTGCAGGTAGCCGCTGAGTTTGAGCAGAGCGCCTGGCTGGTGGGCGTGAAGTCGTAGCGATTCCTCCAGTGTCGCGATGAGAGATTGCCAAGAGCTGCGCTGTTCCTCGGTCTTGCGGCGGAATGGGCTGGTGGGAATGAGGCTGTAACGGCTGGCGATCTGCCCACCGCGCCGTCCGGCGAACAAGCCAGTGCCCTCGACATCAACGCCGGCCAGGACGAAGGTCGCGGGGATGCGTTCCGAGAGGTATTTGATCTGGTCGGAAGCCTCGGCGCCGACCCGCGTACCGATGTCCAGATTGTGTAATTCGTCGATGAGCACGAGACGGCAGCCGAGGGTGCAGAGCAGGTCACAGACCTTGTTGGTGACCTCGACCTGGCTGTAGCGAGACGGCAGCGGCAGGCCGATGAACCGGGCGAACTCGATGGCCAGCATCTTCGGGGTGGCGGCCGGCGGGACGGTGACATAGACGACCGGCAGGGACTTCGGCTGGATCTCTCCCCGGCGCCGACCCAACTGTTCGTAGTTCTTGCCCAGTTGGGTGATGGCGGTGGTCTTTCCAGTTCCGGCCGGGCCCGAGACGATCAATCCCCGGCGGGCGGAGTGCTGGTGCCGGTTGAGCAGGATGCGCTTGCGGCCGGTCGCGGCGACATGGCGGATCGTCGGGGTGGAGACGATCACCAACTGGGAGTGGTAGTCCTCCCGGGCCCGGTCATACTCCGCCCGTTCAGGCTCCGGCAGCCGTTGCAGGGCCGCAGGCGGCAGGACGACCGGCGGCGCGATGGTTTCGGCGACGAACGCGCCCCAGCCCTCCTTCGTCGTCAGCAGGTAGTCGACTTCCTCCGGCTCCAGGAAGTGCGTCATCAACGGCTCCCGTCGGTGAAGGCATCGAACACCCCGAAGGGGATGACCTTGCCCACCGCCTCGTCGTCCGACTCCGCCTCCTCGACCGTCTCCGGCGAGATGTCTGCGGCCGGGCGCCCTGGGACCGCGGATGCGGCCCGGGTGCGGGCGGCGATCCGCCGGTCCGGGCCTGCCCCGGCCCGGGTCAGGAGATCCTCGACCGCCGCCGCGATGGCGCCCTCGTCGGTGGCTCCCCGCGCGGCCAGCAGAGATCGTGCATGGCGCCAGGTGAAATCGGCGAACGGGGCGGACACCGTGCCCAGCCGGGTCCATGGAACCGTGATCCATCCTCCGACCCGGGTGTCGCGTACCCAGACATGAGAGAGGTCGTAGGGGTCGTGATGGACCTCCCAGAGGTTGCCCTTGACGTCGACGCCGGAGGGCTGACGCCGGTAGGGGCCCAACTCCCGGCAGTCGTAGGTGCGGTAGTCGATGGTGATCCCGTAGTCGTTGATCTTCCGCCACTCCACCGGCAGCAGCTCGATGTAGTCATCCCCGCTCAGGCAGACCGGAAGATGTCCCGAGCGGGAGACCAGCAGCGCGTAGACCTCGTTCGGCGACAGCGCCCGGCGGGGCAGGAACGGACTGCGAACCCGTCATGGGGCCGGGTCTGCCAACAGGCGATAACCACTCCTGGAAAAGGTCGGCAAGTTCCGCGATGGTCCAGACGGCTTCGACGTCCTGGCCGCGGCGGGTGACGTTGGAGCCGACGTAACCGGCGACGTACTGGCAGAACAAGGTGTTGATCGAGGAGAAGGTCCGCTCGACCACACCCTTGTCGGTCGGGGTGCCCGGCCGGGCGGGCTGGACTGAGATGCCCAGTGTCCGGCAGGCCGCGATGAAGGTGTCGGAGATGAAGACCTTGCCGCGGTCGACGACGATCGTGTCCGGGACGATCACCGGCTTGGCCGCGGCGTGCTCCAGCCGGGCGTCGATGCTCATCAGGCGGGCGTGCGGGATCAGCGAGGCCGACATGCGTAACGCGTCCGTCCAGCCAGGCCGCATCGGCTCGGGCACCAGTATCCGCGCCAGCAGCAAGGCGGCATCGACCGCCTTCGTGCCCGCGGGCCGCAGGATGGCTGCGCAGATCGTCCTTGAGGCGATATCTACCGCGATGGTCAGCTCGACTCTGCCGGTCACCCCGTCGTCCAGGACCGCCAGCACGTCCAGCGGGGTGGTGTCGATCTGCACCACCTCGCCGGGCCGGGCAGCCATGGTCGGCGTGAACGGCGCCTCCGGCCGCCGGGCCTGCGACCGCCTGGTCGTGGCCGCCTCGAAGCTGTGCCGCCCTTCGGCCAGCGCCTTCACCAGCCGGTAGAGCGTCGCCCGTGAAGGAATGGGCACCACACCTTCGCCGTGACGTTCGGCCACCAGCTGCTCGGCCTGCCGCATCACCCGGGTCCG encodes:
- a CDS encoding AAA family ATPase; its protein translation is MTHFLEPEEVDYLLTTKEGWGAFVAETIAPPVVLPPAALQRLPEPERAEYDRAREDYHSQLVIVSTPTIRHVAATGRKRILLNRHQHSARRGLIVSGPAGTGKTTAITQLGKNYEQLGRRRGEIQPKSLPVVYVTVPPAATPKMLAIEFARFIGLPLPSRYSQVEVTNKVCDLLCTLGCRLVLIDELHNLDIGTRVGAEASDQIKYLSERIPATFVLAGVDVEGTGLFAGRRGGQIASRYSLIPTSPFRRKTEEQRSSWQSLIATLEESLRLHAHQPGALLKLSGYLHDRTGGMIGSLSHLVREAALDAILDGSERITRTSLERVDLDESAEQQNLPRTRRRRTRNEKRTA